Proteins from one Sabethes cyaneus chromosome 2, idSabCyanKW18_F2, whole genome shotgun sequence genomic window:
- the LOC128735482 gene encoding NPC intracellular cholesterol transporter 2-like gives MFWKFLAITLLPLALASAGDVVQTRACSNNRPVPREVRVDNCPTLPCELPRGTDANMEMDFQAPFDAATLTTRIMATALGVTAPFELPADRARACDWLIGSRCPVSQGEDVTYNLQMPVLRIYPRIGLIIEVSLVDEAERTHACFELDARVV, from the exons ATGTTCTGGAAATTTCTTGCAATAACTCTTCTACCCTTGGCTTTGGCTTCGGCCGGCGATGTAGTGCAAACGAGGGCCTGTTCCAACAATCGTCCGGTGCCCCGTGAAGTGCGAGTGGACAACTGTCCAACGTTACCCTGTGAACTGCCGCGCGGTACCGATGCCAACATGGAGATGGATTTTCAAGCTC CGTTTGACGCCGCAACGCTGACCACCAGAATTATGGCAACCGCCCTGGGGGTTACTGCTCCGTTTGAACTTCCGGCGGATCGTGCACGGGCTTGCGACTGGCTGATCGGTAGCCGGTGTCCAGTCAGTCAAGGCGAGGACGTGACTTACAACTTGCAGATGCCGGTGCTCAGAATCTATCCCCGCATCGGTCTGATAATCGAAGTCAGCTTAGTCGATGAGGCAGAACGGACACATGCCTGCTTCGAGCTGGACGCCCGcgtcgtttaa